One segment of Dolichospermum sp. DET69 DNA contains the following:
- a CDS encoding Uma2 family endonuclease, whose protein sequence is MLKYNPLHCLPSSEELPDSDDTPVDNQLQHLIPGLLESILALIWSQRWDWFFGVDMGVYYDTNKPAIVPDGFLSIGVPRIINERLRRSYVLWEEKKLPTLVLEVVSKTYRNEYSTKKNIYAKELGVLYYVVYNPLVSKQASLEVYQLVNGEYVLIPGNPVWLSEIGLGIGWEKGTYQGITRQWLYWFDEQGKRFLTPEERILQSEEQRLESERNLLESERNRLESERKRLKSDEKAQKLAEMLKKLGVDPESLI, encoded by the coding sequence ATGCTAAAATATAACCCATTACATTGTTTACCTTCATCTGAAGAATTACCCGACTCTGACGACACACCAGTGGATAATCAATTACAGCATCTCATTCCAGGATTATTAGAAAGCATTTTAGCCTTAATCTGGTCGCAGCGATGGGATTGGTTTTTTGGTGTAGACATGGGAGTTTATTATGATACAAATAAACCTGCGATTGTCCCAGATGGGTTTTTAAGTATTGGTGTTCCCAGAATTATTAATGAAAGATTACGTCGAAGTTATGTATTATGGGAAGAGAAAAAATTACCAACTTTAGTATTAGAAGTAGTTTCTAAAACCTATAGAAACGAATATAGCACTAAAAAAAATATCTATGCTAAAGAGTTGGGGGTCTTATATTATGTAGTTTATAATCCCTTAGTAAGTAAACAAGCATCTTTGGAAGTTTATCAATTAGTCAATGGTGAATATGTTTTAATTCCAGGAAATCCCGTTTGGTTATCAGAAATAGGGTTAGGAATTGGTTGGGAAAAGGGAACTTATCAAGGAATTACTAGACAATGGTTATATTGGTTTGATGAACAGGGAAAAAGATTTTTAACACCGGAAGAACGGATTCTACAAAGTGAAGAACAACGGTTAGAATCTGAAAGAAACCTGTTAGAATCTGAAAGAAATAGGTTAGAATCTGAAAGAAAAAGATTAAAATCTGATGAAAAAGCTCAGAAATTAGCAGAGATGTTAAAAAAATTAGGTGTTGATCCTGAAAGTTTAATTTAA
- a CDS encoding Eco57I restriction-modification methylase domain-containing protein, translating to MTDTKNLNKPLFSQHYLKYRLQECLEWQLDINSDFEKLNKLYLSKKAILPTLNEAQTEDVFIKRVLDILGFKNIPQVVTRGKGRAERPDYALFANEEERDTAYTLQNNETAFYERVLVIAEAKYWERPLSKVSANDKRDIFKNENPSFQISSYLTGTNVDWGILTNGREWRLYYRQASSTATEFYPIDLVELLESEDLEKFKYFWLFFRSAAFEKDNYNKNFLERVREGSTTYATQVGNELKKLVFEQIFPDLAGGFVADAMRRGKTVESKQVYAATLSFLYKLLFLLYAEARNLLPITAAYRDYSLIKITQEIAESIDKEKTWSQTSTKIYKSLLGLFEIVDRGDPALEVPRYNGGLFHFDFHEVGDEKDYPDNYFLSQYQLSDAVLVSALDKLARFEQLPIDYSFLGVRQLGSIYEGLLEYRVVIEDESSGKAHLENDKGERKATGSYYTPDYIVKYIVSHTLKPILEERKQRFADLMTQITQLHEKFQDGRLGIQSRNGLQKDLQRLERKAQNTLLDIKICDPAMGSGHFLVEAVDYFTDELITILNEYPEHNPVLEMLKQTRESILGNLQQQGITIDVNKLEDTQLLQRVVMKRCIYGVDLNPMAVELAKVSLWLHSFTIGAPLSFLDHHLRCGNSLIGTTARKAEAKMQKEESGQLSLLTGPFVGLLLAAEIMRGVSTLSDATFAEVETSERLFKEFDKAAKPYKRLLDIYVSKYFGVKQADRFLRVYGINAINANPENMNTDDIAVYEDARKLFEEKRFFHWDLEFPEVFIDLENASWKENPGFDAVIGNPPYGDILDKKSKDYLITVTGMKTGGRAEIYTNFIVLSTHITKSYGYQSFIIPNTCLDGFQFSGFRKIITNSTEIVNIVDFRNKNVFNDADVITMIIVLKKIVDTEQLYYLTKYDIWDEDNQTFSLQDMEILINSENPWRSFNAIISKIENANICVKLEPEIATCHDAGVDYKWKNVGWQNRGEKSSLSELLFYHGTIKNQQDYQLLKGENINRYSIEYHDNYLIHDFEKYKNSQSVVAVYLDLNIVPTKIISRQTSDSIQASVDYQQFITSKSIHTTIVKNANYSAWYIISILNSKLLTYIYRCQTGEKGRTFAQVKLYDLRPLPIRKISFTTSPENRQAYLENTINLYQQYQINNKSDTILTQIDHHLNQQLSEADVIHDFLAYLAEQMIELNKQKQIEIKGFITWLERFISSPIDNLTNKSKIQNYLGDYYKETQSDNHLTLDELIEILNKNKKKLKIDITTRKEQEILEKEYQSSLNTLLPIKKQLKQCDWLIDEIIYRLYGLTEEEKAIIEQS from the coding sequence ATGACAGATACAAAAAATCTAAATAAACCATTATTTTCTCAACATTATTTAAAATATCGTCTGCAAGAATGTCTAGAATGGCAATTAGATATTAATTCAGATTTTGAGAAACTAAATAAACTCTATTTGTCAAAAAAAGCGATTTTACCTACACTCAATGAAGCACAAACTGAAGATGTATTTATTAAACGAGTGTTAGATATTTTAGGGTTTAAAAATATTCCTCAAGTTGTTACTCGTGGTAAAGGTAGAGCAGAACGTCCTGATTATGCTTTGTTTGCAAATGAAGAGGAACGCGATACAGCTTATACTTTACAAAATAATGAAACTGCTTTTTATGAAAGAGTATTAGTAATAGCCGAAGCTAAATATTGGGAACGTCCGTTAAGTAAGGTTTCTGCGAATGATAAACGGGATATTTTCAAGAATGAAAATCCATCTTTTCAGATTTCTAGTTATCTGACAGGAACAAATGTTGATTGGGGAATTTTAACTAATGGTAGAGAATGGCGTTTATATTATCGTCAAGCATCTTCTACCGCAACGGAATTTTATCCTATTGATTTAGTAGAATTATTAGAAAGTGAAGATTTAGAAAAGTTCAAATATTTCTGGTTATTTTTTAGAAGTGCAGCTTTTGAGAAAGATAACTACAATAAAAACTTTCTAGAAAGAGTCAGGGAAGGAAGTACAACTTATGCAACTCAAGTAGGAAACGAATTAAAAAAATTGGTATTTGAGCAAATATTTCCTGACTTAGCAGGAGGTTTTGTCGCAGACGCAATGCGACGGGGAAAAACAGTAGAATCAAAACAAGTTTATGCTGCTACTTTGTCATTTTTATATAAATTGTTATTTCTCTTATATGCAGAAGCCAGAAACCTGTTACCAATTACCGCAGCTTACCGTGATTATAGTTTAATTAAAATTACTCAAGAAATAGCTGAAAGTATTGATAAAGAAAAAACTTGGAGTCAAACTTCTACAAAAATATATAAGAGTTTGTTAGGTTTATTTGAAATCGTAGATAGAGGTGATCCAGCTTTAGAAGTACCTCGTTATAATGGTGGGTTATTTCATTTTGATTTTCATGAAGTTGGAGATGAAAAAGATTATCCAGATAATTATTTTCTATCTCAATATCAATTATCTGATGCGGTTTTAGTATCAGCTTTGGATAAATTAGCCAGATTTGAACAATTACCTATTGATTACAGCTTTTTAGGGGTGCGACAATTGGGTTCAATTTATGAAGGTTTATTAGAATATCGCGTCGTTATTGAAGATGAAAGTAGTGGAAAAGCACATTTAGAAAATGATAAAGGTGAACGTAAAGCTACAGGTTCTTATTATACACCAGATTATATTGTAAAATACATTGTTAGTCACACACTCAAACCAATTTTAGAAGAAAGAAAACAACGATTTGCTGATTTAATGACGCAAATTACCCAATTACATGAAAAATTTCAAGATGGTAGATTAGGAATACAAAGCCGCAATGGTTTACAAAAAGATTTACAACGGTTAGAAAGAAAGGCACAAAATACTCTACTTGATATTAAAATTTGTGATCCTGCTATGGGAAGTGGACATTTTTTAGTAGAAGCTGTTGATTATTTTACTGATGAATTAATCACTATTTTAAATGAATATCCCGAACATAATCCAGTTCTGGAGATGTTGAAACAAACCCGCGAGAGTATTTTAGGAAATTTGCAACAGCAGGGAATTACTATTGATGTTAATAAGTTAGAAGACACGCAACTTTTGCAACGGGTGGTCATGAAACGCTGTATTTATGGTGTGGATTTGAACCCAATGGCGGTAGAATTAGCAAAGGTGAGTTTATGGTTACATTCTTTTACTATTGGCGCTCCTTTGAGTTTTTTAGATCATCATTTACGCTGTGGTAACTCGCTTATTGGGACGACTGCGCGAAAAGCAGAAGCGAAAATGCAAAAGGAAGAAAGTGGACAGTTAAGTTTATTAACTGGTCCGTTTGTGGGGCTGTTACTTGCTGCGGAAATTATGCGCGGTGTAAGTACGTTAAGTGATGCAACTTTTGCGGAAGTGGAAACTAGCGAAAGGTTATTTAAGGAGTTTGATAAAGCTGCAAAACCTTATAAACGGTTATTAGATATTTATGTTTCTAAATATTTTGGTGTGAAACAAGCTGATCGTTTTTTACGGGTTTATGGCATAAATGCGATTAATGCTAACCCTGAAAATATGAATACTGATGATATTGCGGTATATGAAGACGCGAGAAAGTTATTTGAAGAAAAGCGGTTTTTTCATTGGGATTTGGAATTTCCAGAGGTTTTCATTGATTTAGAAAATGCAAGTTGGAAAGAAAATCCTGGTTTTGATGCTGTGATTGGAAATCCTCCTTATGGAGATATTTTAGATAAGAAATCTAAAGATTATTTGATTACTGTGACTGGGATGAAAACAGGTGGAAGAGCAGAAATTTACACTAATTTTATAGTATTATCAACACATATTACAAAATCGTATGGATATCAATCATTTATTATTCCTAATACTTGTTTGGATGGATTCCAATTTAGTGGTTTTAGAAAAATTATTACTAATTCTACAGAAATAGTTAATATTGTAGACTTTAGAAACAAGAATGTTTTTAATGATGCTGATGTTATTACAATGATTATTGTTCTTAAAAAGATTGTAGATACTGAACAGCTATATTACCTAACCAAGTATGATATTTGGGATGAAGATAATCAAACTTTTTCCCTGCAAGACATGGAAATTTTGATAAATTCTGAAAATCCTTGGCGTTCTTTTAATGCAATTATATCAAAAATTGAAAATGCTAATATTTGTGTAAAGTTAGAACCAGAAATAGCTACTTGTCATGATGCAGGAGTAGATTACAAGTGGAAAAATGTAGGCTGGCAAAATCGAGGAGAAAAAAGTTCATTATCTGAATTATTATTTTATCATGGAACAATAAAAAATCAACAGGATTATCAACTATTAAAAGGAGAAAATATAAATCGTTATTCAATAGAATATCACGATAACTATTTAATTCATGATTTTGAAAAGTATAAAAATTCTCAAAGTGTTGTTGCTGTTTATCTTGATCTAAATATTGTACCTACTAAAATTATAAGCCGTCAAACTTCAGATTCAATTCAAGCATCAGTAGATTATCAGCAATTTATCACTTCTAAATCTATTCATACAACAATTGTTAAAAATGCAAATTATTCTGCTTGGTATATTATTTCTATTTTAAATAGCAAATTATTAACTTATATTTATCGTTGTCAAACAGGAGAAAAAGGTAGAACTTTTGCTCAAGTTAAATTATATGATTTACGTCCGCTACCTATTCGTAAAATCTCCTTTACAACTTCCCCAGAAAACCGCCAAGCATATCTAGAAAACACAATTAACCTTTACCAACAATATCAAATCAATAATAAATCAGATACCATACTTACCCAAATTGATCACCACCTCAACCAGCAACTATCAGAAGCCGATGTCATTCATGACTTTTTGGCATATTTAGCTGAACAAATGATTGAATTAAATAAACAAAAACAAATAGAAATAAAAGGATTTATCACATGGTTAGAAAGATTTATCAGTTCTCCCATAGATAATCTTACCAATAAATCAAAAATTCAAAATTATTTAGGTGATTATTATAAAGAAACCCAGTCAGATAACCATTTAACCCTTGATGAATTAATAGAAATCCTCAATAAAAATAAGAAAAAATTGAAAATTGATATTACTACTAGGAAAGAACAGGAAATTTTAGAAAAAGAATATCAATCAAGTTTAAATACCCTCTTACCAATCAAAAAGCAACTTAAACAATGTGATTGGTTAATTGATGAAATTATTTATCGTTTATATGGGTTAACAGAGGAAGAAAAAGCGATTATTGAACAATCATGA
- a CDS encoding Uma2 family endonuclease — protein sequence MLNYNPLHYLPSSEELPDSDDTPVDNELQDLIPGLLKAMLALIWSQRWDWFFGVDMGVYYDPDKPAIVPDGFLSIGIPRFIDENLRRSYVLWEEQKLPTLVLEVVSHTYRGEYTTKKEMYAKELGILYYVVYNSQRKRKEHLEIYKLVNGEYQLLSGSPVFMPEIGLGIGTEKGTYQGITREWLYWFDETGKRFLTPEERIQQSEEQRLQYQRGFLESEKQRLEAEEKAQRLTEMLKQLGVDL from the coding sequence ATGCTAAATTATAACCCGTTACATTATTTACCTTCATCTGAAGAATTACCTGACTCTGACGACACACCAGTGGATAATGAACTACAAGATTTAATTCCCGGCTTATTAAAAGCCATGTTAGCTTTAATCTGGTCTCAAAGATGGGATTGGTTTTTTGGTGTAGATATGGGAGTATATTATGATCCAGATAAACCTGCAATAGTCCCAGATGGCTTTTTAAGCATTGGTATTCCCAGATTTATTGATGAAAATCTACGTCGGAGTTATGTACTGTGGGAAGAGCAAAAATTACCAACTTTAGTATTAGAAGTAGTTTCTCATACCTATAGAGGAGAATATACTACTAAAAAAGAAATGTATGCTAAAGAATTGGGAATTTTATATTATGTGGTTTATAATTCCCAACGCAAGAGAAAAGAACATTTAGAAATTTATAAGTTAGTAAATGGAGAATATCAATTATTATCAGGAAGTCCTGTTTTTATGCCGGAAATAGGTTTAGGAATAGGAACAGAAAAAGGCACTTATCAAGGAATAACCAGAGAATGGTTATATTGGTTTGATGAAACTGGGAAAAGATTTTTAACGCCAGAAGAACGCATACAACAAAGTGAAGAACAACGGTTACAATATCAAAGAGGATTTTTAGAATCAGAAAAACAAAGGTTAGAGGCTGAAGAAAAAGCCCAAAGATTAACAGAAATGTTAAAACAGTTAGGCGTTGATCTCTGA
- a CDS encoding Uma2 family endonuclease yields the protein MLKYNPLHYLPSSEELPDSDDTPVDNQLQHLIPGLLESILALIWSQRWDWFFGVDMGLYYDPDKPAIVPDGFLSIGIPRFIDEDLRRSYVLWEEQKLPTLVLEVVSHTYRGEYTTKKEMYAKELGILYYVVYNSQRKRKEHLEVYKLVNGEYQLLSGSPVFMPEIGLGIGTEKGTYQGITREWLYWFDETGKRFLTPEERIQQSEEQRLESERKRLEAEEKTQRLTEMLKQLGVDL from the coding sequence ATGCTAAAATATAACCCATTACATTATTTACCTTCATCTGAAGAATTACCTGACTCTGACGACACACCAGTGGATAATCAATTACAGCATCTCATTCCAGGATTACTAGAAAGCATTTTAGCCTTAATCTGGTCTCAAAGATGGGATTGGTTTTTTGGTGTAGATATGGGATTATATTATGATCCAGATAAACCTGCAATAGTCCCAGATGGCTTTTTAAGCATTGGTATTCCCAGATTTATTGATGAAGATCTACGTAGGAGTTATGTACTGTGGGAAGAGCAAAAATTACCAACTTTAGTATTAGAAGTAGTTTCTCATACCTATAGAGGAGAATATACTACTAAAAAAGAAATGTATGCTAAAGAATTGGGAATTTTATATTATGTGGTTTATAATTCCCAACGCAAGAGAAAAGAACATTTAGAAGTTTATAAGTTAGTAAATGGAGAATATCAATTATTATCAGGAAGTCCTGTTTTTATGCCGGAAATAGGTTTAGGAATAGGAACAGAAAAGGGAACTTATCAAGGAATAACCAGAGAATGGTTGTATTGGTTTGATGAAACTGGGAAAAGATTTTTAACGCCAGAAGAACGCATACAGCAAAGTGAAGAACAACGTTTAGAATCAGAAAGAAAAAGATTAGAAGCTGAAGAAAAAACCCAAAGATTAACAGAAATGTTAAAACAGCTAGGCGTTGATCTCTGA
- the bchI gene encoding magnesium chelatase ATPase subunit I, producing MTSTAQINASARRAVFPFTAIVGQEEMKLALLLNVIDPKIGGVMIMGDRGTGKSTTIRALADLLPEIPVVANDPFNSDPSDPDLMSDEVRQQVAQGLEIPIAHKKVQMVDLPLGATEDRVCGTIDIEKALSEGVKAFEPGLLAKANRGILYVDEVNLLDDHLVDVLLDSAASGWNTVEREGISIRHPAKFVLVGSGNPEEGELRPQLLDRFGMHAEIRTVKEPALRVQIVEERGEFDQNPPVYLEKHQAPQIALQEKIVNAQNLLPQVNLDYDFRVKISEVCSELDVDGLRGDIVTNRAAKALTSFEGRTEVTVDDIRRVITLCLRHRLRKDPLESIDTGYKVEKVFCRVFGVELPEDSTQKNGAGMKAGVR from the coding sequence GTGACTTCAACTGCTCAAATTAATGCAAGTGCGCGTCGTGCGGTCTTTCCATTTACAGCCATCGTCGGTCAAGAAGAAATGAAACTGGCATTGCTGCTAAACGTCATAGACCCCAAAATAGGTGGTGTAATGATTATGGGCGATCGCGGCACCGGAAAATCTACAACTATCCGCGCCTTGGCGGATCTTCTTCCAGAAATCCCTGTTGTCGCCAATGACCCCTTCAACAGTGACCCCAGCGACCCAGACTTGATGAGTGATGAAGTTCGTCAACAGGTAGCCCAAGGGTTAGAAATTCCCATTGCACACAAAAAGGTGCAAATGGTAGATTTACCATTGGGCGCTACAGAAGACCGGGTTTGCGGCACAATTGACATTGAAAAGGCGTTATCTGAAGGTGTCAAAGCTTTTGAACCCGGACTACTAGCCAAAGCTAACAGAGGGATTTTATACGTTGATGAAGTCAACTTGTTAGATGACCACTTGGTAGACGTACTCCTCGATTCTGCTGCTAGTGGTTGGAATACTGTAGAACGGGAAGGAATTTCTATTCGTCACCCAGCCAAGTTTGTCCTTGTCGGTTCAGGAAACCCAGAAGAAGGGGAATTGCGTCCTCAACTCCTCGACCGTTTCGGAATGCACGCGGAAATTCGCACGGTGAAAGAACCAGCTTTACGGGTGCAAATTGTGGAAGAACGAGGAGAATTTGACCAAAATCCTCCTGTGTACTTAGAAAAACACCAAGCCCCTCAAATAGCATTACAAGAGAAAATTGTCAATGCCCAAAACTTATTACCACAAGTTAATTTAGATTATGACTTCCGGGTAAAAATTTCCGAAGTTTGTTCAGAATTAGATGTGGACGGTTTGCGGGGTGATATCGTTACCAACCGCGCTGCTAAAGCTTTAACCTCCTTTGAAGGCCGGACAGAAGTTACAGTTGACGATATCCGCAGAGTAATTACTTTATGTCTGCGTCACCGTTTGCGGAAAGACCCCTTGGAATCCATTGATACTGGCTATAAAGTGGAAAAAGTCTTTTGTCGCGTATTTGGTGTCGAACTACCTGAAGATTCCACACAGAAAAATGGTGCAGGGATGAAAGCCGGAGTTCGTTAG
- a CDS encoding Uma2 family endonuclease, which produces MVQQLAPASAPEIIYPDSDGQPMADNTKQYQWIVKIKENLEILFASRDDVFIAGDLLWYPIEGSVKTCQAPDVMVVFGRPKVDRGSYQQWKENNIPPQVVFEILSPGNRTPKMINKSLFYQRYGVEEYYIYDPDTIELSGFILAEDAFTVVEDINGWVSPRLGICFQITPDNLEIYYPDGRKFLTSLELNQRVEQEYQRAEQEYQRAEQERHGKEIAIGQYQELLAKLQAKGIDLETL; this is translated from the coding sequence ATGGTACAGCAATTAGCACCAGCAAGCGCACCAGAAATCATCTATCCTGACAGCGACGGTCAACCAATGGCAGATAATACGAAACAATATCAATGGATTGTTAAAATTAAAGAAAATTTAGAAATATTATTTGCATCACGAGATGATGTATTTATTGCTGGAGATTTACTTTGGTATCCTATCGAGGGAAGTGTCAAAACTTGTCAAGCACCTGATGTTATGGTGGTGTTTGGTAGACCAAAAGTAGATAGAGGTTCTTATCAACAATGGAAAGAAAATAATATTCCTCCCCAAGTGGTTTTTGAAATTTTATCACCGGGAAATCGTACTCCCAAAATGATTAATAAATCGCTTTTTTATCAACGTTATGGTGTGGAAGAATATTATATTTATGATCCTGATACTATAGAATTATCTGGATTTATACTTGCGGAAGATGCTTTTACAGTTGTCGAAGATATTAATGGTTGGGTAAGTCCAAGATTGGGAATATGTTTTCAAATTACACCTGATAATTTAGAAATTTATTATCCTGACGGAAGAAAGTTTCTCACATCTTTGGAACTTAATCAACGTGTTGAACAAGAATATCAACGTGCTGAACAGGAATATCAACGTGCTGAACAAGAACGTCATGGAAAAGAAATAGCTATTGGGCAATATCAGGAATTATTAGCCAAATTACAAGCAAAAGGAATTGATTTAGAAACTTTGTAA
- a CDS encoding Uma2 family endonuclease, which translates to MLDYDSLRYLPSSWELPDSKDTPLDNQLQHLVPGLLESILALIWSQRQDWFFGAGMGIYYDPKKPAIVPEGFLSIGVPRVRGIHEDLRPSYVLWEEKKSPILALEIVSKTYREEHITKGGIYAQEIGILYYVIYCPLRTIKEKLEVYKLTNGEYILQPRNPVWLPEIGLGIGKEIGTYQGITREWLYWFDETGKRFLTPEERILQSEEKAHKLTEILKKLGVDPENL; encoded by the coding sequence ATGCTAGATTACGACTCTTTGCGTTATTTACCATCATCTTGGGAATTACCTGACTCTAAAGACACACCACTTGATAATCAATTACAGCATCTTGTTCCGGGATTATTAGAAAGTATTTTAGCCTTAATTTGGTCACAAAGACAGGATTGGTTTTTTGGCGCAGGTATGGGAATATATTATGATCCTAAGAAACCTGCTATTGTCCCAGAAGGGTTTTTAAGTATTGGTGTTCCTAGAGTTAGAGGTATTCATGAAGATTTACGTCCGAGTTATGTATTATGGGAAGAGAAAAAGTCCCCAATTTTAGCATTAGAAATAGTATCTAAAACTTATCGAGAAGAACATATAACTAAAGGGGGAATATATGCTCAGGAAATAGGAATTTTATATTATGTAATATATTGTCCCCTAAGAACAATAAAAGAAAAATTAGAGGTTTATAAATTAACAAATGGAGAATATATCTTACAACCAAGAAATCCCGTTTGGCTACCCGAAATAGGTTTAGGAATTGGTAAAGAAATAGGAACTTATCAAGGTATAACTAGGGAATGGTTATATTGGTTTGATGAAACTGGGAAAAGATTTTTAACACCGGAAGAACGGATTCTACAAAGTGAGGAAAAAGCTCATAAATTAACAGAAATATTAAAGAAATTAGGTGTTGATCCTGAAAATTTATAG